In a single window of the Desulfovibrio mangrovi genome:
- a CDS encoding DMT family transporter — protein MRRPDAAMLPSIALFTAMILWASSYIGMKVAVSAYDPMVVMAGRLFLGSCTFALGWRYLRSIRIRKQDWKPLLLMAACEPCIYFVLEGYAMRYTSASQAGMIVSSLPIFVALGAFFFLGERLSARVWTGFFIAMGGVIWLSLAGVATESAPNPILGNILETLAMASASVYVVIAKRLSSHYPPMFITAAQCFVGTIFFIPLLFMPFTQLPTHVDIPAITSIAYLGTIITIGAYGLYNYGVSKIPAGQASAWGNLIPVAALIMGQVFLGETLTPSQYVASVFVLLGVYLSQK, from the coding sequence ATGCGCAGACCAGATGCAGCCATGCTTCCTTCCATTGCCCTTTTCACAGCCATGATCCTGTGGGCAAGTTCCTATATCGGCATGAAGGTCGCCGTAAGCGCCTACGACCCCATGGTCGTCATGGCCGGCCGCCTTTTTCTGGGCAGTTGCACCTTTGCTCTGGGCTGGCGCTACCTGCGCAGCATCCGCATCCGCAAGCAGGACTGGAAGCCCCTGCTGCTCATGGCCGCATGCGAACCCTGCATCTATTTCGTGCTGGAAGGCTACGCCATGCGCTACACGTCCGCCTCGCAGGCGGGCATGATCGTATCCTCCCTGCCCATCTTCGTGGCACTGGGCGCCTTCTTCTTTCTTGGCGAGCGCCTTTCCGCACGCGTGTGGACCGGCTTCTTCATCGCCATGGGCGGCGTGATATGGCTCTCCCTTGCTGGTGTAGCCACCGAGTCGGCCCCTAATCCCATTCTCGGTAACATACTCGAAACGCTGGCCATGGCATCGGCATCTGTATACGTCGTCATTGCCAAACGTCTGTCATCCCACTATCCGCCCATGTTCATAACCGCAGCACAATGCTTTGTGGGCACCATATTCTTCATCCCGCTGCTGTTCATGCCCTTCACCCAGCTGCCGACGCATGTGGATATTCCCGCCATAACAAGCATCGCCTATCTCGGCACCATCATCACCATCGGCGCATACGGCCTGTACAATTACGGCGTCAGCAAGATTCCTGCGGGACAGGCCAGCGCGTGGGGCAACCTGATTCCCGTTGCGGCGCTGATCATGGGACAGGTATTTCTGGGCGAAACGCTCACCCCCTCGCAGTATGTTGCCTCTGTTTTTGTGCTCCTGGGCGTGTATCTGAGCCAAAAGTGA
- a CDS encoding ADP-ribosylglycohydrolase family protein codes for MPHLHAALLTSLAADSLALGAHWEYDQKRIEDTLGRVSTLLPPKLSSQYHPTRSAGDLSHYGDQVLVLLDSVTAQGRFDLHAFRDAWLTRMQHYDGYLDRAIRETLRNLEEGALPEQSGAHSSDFSAAARIAPLFAVHMDDLNALVAAARAQTLMTHNSALVADGAEFFARAVFAILQGATVREGLDAAAEAGYKHLPAEDWLAFTYMSSDEDARMAIARFGQSCGMKGAFHGVVHLVTHYENEPQTALIENVMAGGDSCARGLMAGLILGARHGEVACAPEWCNELNCLPKLKDYLSRIL; via the coding sequence ATGCCCCATTTACATGCCGCCCTTCTCACTTCACTCGCCGCAGACTCGCTGGCGCTTGGCGCGCACTGGGAATATGACCAGAAACGCATTGAAGATACACTGGGAAGGGTTTCCACTCTTCTGCCCCCGAAACTGAGCAGCCAATATCACCCCACCCGCTCCGCGGGCGACCTTTCGCATTACGGCGATCAGGTGCTGGTGCTGCTCGATTCCGTCACCGCCCAAGGCCGTTTTGATCTACACGCCTTCCGGGATGCATGGCTTACCCGCATGCAGCATTATGACGGTTACCTTGACCGCGCCATCCGCGAAACTCTGCGCAACCTTGAAGAAGGCGCATTGCCGGAACAATCAGGGGCGCATTCTTCCGATTTTTCCGCAGCTGCGCGCATTGCTCCCCTGTTCGCCGTCCATATGGACGACCTAAATGCGCTTGTGGCCGCCGCCCGAGCCCAGACACTGATGACGCACAACTCCGCACTGGTGGCGGACGGAGCCGAGTTCTTCGCACGGGCAGTATTTGCCATTTTGCAGGGCGCGACGGTTCGTGAAGGACTCGATGCTGCCGCAGAAGCCGGTTATAAACACCTGCCTGCTGAAGACTGGCTTGCCTTCACCTACATGTCTTCCGATGAAGACGCCCGCATGGCCATCGCACGCTTCGGGCAGTCCTGCGGCATGAAGGGAGCCTTCCATGGCGTGGTGCACCTTGTAACCCACTATGAAAACGAGCCTCAGACGGCCCTGATTGAAAACGTCATGGCCGGAGGCGATTCCTGCGCCCGCGGCCTTATGGCCGGTCTCATTCTCGGCGCGCGACATGGAGAAGTCGCCTGCGCGCCTGAATGGTGCAACGAGCTCAATTGCCTGCCCAAGCTCAAAGACTACCTCAGCAGGATTCTCTGA
- a CDS encoding class I SAM-dependent methyltransferase encodes MWDKDTVLRYEEWFDTQEGAFALNAEKRLLEYLISGWPRRGHSFLEVGCGPGLILEMLYETGFDVTGLDISPAMLAAARKRMGTRADLHVGDAEHLPFSDNQFDYVALPTVLEFVENPMRALEEAFRVAARGVVVTMLNKWSFYYLSHGMRYSGHHGGILREATWYTPVCMRSMVRKAAGNKPFIMRSVLPGPFATWKNTMPWRFLNSVLLPYGLGSYTGIRVDLYDIESVTPLMAHTKTVVPAKPIASP; translated from the coding sequence ATGTGGGACAAGGATACAGTACTTCGATACGAAGAATGGTTCGATACGCAGGAAGGCGCATTCGCCCTCAATGCGGAAAAGCGGCTGCTGGAATATCTCATATCCGGCTGGCCCAGACGCGGCCATTCCTTTCTTGAAGTGGGCTGCGGCCCCGGCCTGATTCTGGAGATGCTGTACGAAACAGGGTTTGACGTCACAGGTCTGGACATCTCACCAGCCATGCTGGCAGCCGCGCGCAAACGCATGGGCACACGGGCAGACCTGCATGTGGGTGATGCCGAACACCTGCCCTTTTCCGACAACCAGTTCGATTACGTGGCTCTGCCGACCGTGCTTGAATTCGTGGAAAACCCCATGCGGGCGCTGGAAGAAGCCTTCCGTGTGGCGGCCCGCGGCGTTGTCGTGACCATGCTCAACAAATGGTCCTTCTACTATCTGTCCCACGGTATGCGCTACAGCGGACACCATGGCGGCATCCTGCGCGAGGCCACCTGGTATACGCCCGTCTGCATGCGCTCCATGGTCCGCAAGGCAGCAGGAAACAAGCCCTTCATCATGCGCTCGGTTCTGCCCGGCCCCTTTGCCACATGGAAAAATACCATGCCGTGGCGTTTTCTGAACTCGGTGCTTCTGCCATACGGCCTTGGCTCCTATACCGGCATACGCGTCGACCTGTACGACATTGAAAGCGTCACCCCGCTCATGGCCCACACCAAGACTGTGGTGCCCGCCAAGCCCATCGCCAGCCCGTAA
- a CDS encoding chitosanase, translating into MNVNPLAMGQITSYIDRLKQGGGQSGGNPFGLNKLNKTVGSRFDELLNDPMVQMGNGDAVQSFLGIGAGKNAGDMSALESAMFGSMNLTNVKALATLTKVLGDESNPFASMFRTMRAPEGDAIRMAVTSPQISLADKAGPLGQVEAALGRMQAEVAAVEKGNADATATGGGGNTVGTAAQSVGATHRQTESFRPGALAALFESGADGGISAIGYDRRGGTSYGKYQLSSRAGTMDAFIRYLDGQAPDIASQLKKAGRANTGSRFGAMPTAWKQVAQTQPERFEALQDKFVHSNHFSPAFRAISKAMQLDSMPQALQEVLFSTAVQHGPTGAVRIFAKAFGRTGGYEEGKEAAFIRNVYSIRQRQFTSSTNSVQTAVQGRLGDELRMALSMLERGDIA; encoded by the coding sequence ATGAACGTCAATCCGCTCGCCATGGGCCAGATTACCAGCTATATCGACCGCCTCAAGCAAGGAGGAGGGCAGTCGGGCGGAAATCCTTTCGGCCTGAACAAGCTCAACAAGACTGTGGGGTCGCGTTTTGACGAACTGTTGAACGATCCCATGGTGCAGATGGGCAATGGCGACGCCGTTCAGAGCTTCTTGGGCATTGGCGCAGGAAAGAATGCGGGCGACATGTCGGCGCTGGAAAGCGCCATGTTCGGCAGCATGAACCTGACGAATGTCAAGGCGTTGGCAACACTGACAAAGGTGCTTGGTGACGAGAGCAACCCCTTTGCCTCCATGTTCAGAACGATGAGAGCTCCTGAGGGCGATGCCATTCGTATGGCCGTAACATCTCCGCAGATATCGCTTGCGGACAAAGCTGGCCCGCTTGGGCAGGTTGAAGCTGCATTAGGCAGGATGCAGGCGGAAGTTGCAGCGGTAGAGAAGGGAAATGCTGATGCAACTGCAACCGGAGGTGGCGGAAATACGGTCGGAACAGCGGCCCAGTCTGTGGGGGCAACGCATCGGCAGACCGAATCCTTCAGGCCCGGTGCACTGGCGGCATTATTTGAATCCGGTGCGGACGGCGGGATTTCCGCTATCGGCTACGACAGGCGAGGAGGTACTTCCTACGGAAAGTATCAGCTTTCATCACGCGCCGGTACCATGGACGCCTTTATCCGGTATCTGGACGGTCAGGCGCCGGATATAGCCTCGCAGTTGAAGAAGGCGGGCAGGGCCAATACGGGGTCGCGTTTCGGTGCCATGCCCACCGCCTGGAAACAGGTTGCCCAGACGCAGCCCGAGCGATTTGAGGCTCTGCAGGATAAGTTCGTGCACAGCAATCATTTTTCACCGGCCTTCAGGGCCATAAGCAAGGCCATGCAGCTTGACTCCATGCCGCAGGCTTTGCAGGAAGTGCTTTTTTCCACGGCCGTGCAGCATGGGCCCACTGGGGCGGTTCGCATCTTTGCCAAGGCCTTCGGGCGAACCGGGGGGTATGAAGAGGGGAAGGAGGCTGCCTTTATCCGCAATGTCTATTCTATCCGCCAGAGACAGTTCACATCATCAACGAACTCTGTACAGACTGCCGTGCAGGGCAGACTGGGTGATGAGCTGCGCATGGCATTGAGCATGCTGGAGCGGGGCGACATTGCCTGA
- a CDS encoding HAMP domain-containing methyl-accepting chemotaxis protein yields MLDNMKLSVKLYSGFLVVLALLTILGGTGFFAIDSASDGFSSYREMARDTNLAGRIQANMLTVRMAVKDFIITGSEDSAKVFDERFNGVRKFIEQARQDIQNPERIKLVEETDSSAQSYQKAFEQVQAFRTKRNEHVDRLNANGPVMEQKLTQILKTAERDGDMSAAFHASLAMRNLLLARLYVVKFLNSNAQEDADRVYSEYSTLQSELEYLDKNLQNPERRAQLADIRRLEQGYIADFKAVVSIIFARNDVITNTLDKLGPAIAKSTEDLKLSIMAEQDKIGPAVQASNDNALFVIASTGSTAILLGMFIAFILTRSVLRQIGCDPAEIAEITDQLARGNMAISFRDNAIGVYASMKTMVNKLSGIVSEVTAAAENVASGSEELSASSQSLSQGATEQAASIEEVSSSMEEMSANISLNAENARQTESLATQAALDAQEGGNAVSQTVEAMKHIAEKISIVEEIARQTNLLALNAAIEAARAGEHGKGFAVVAAEVRKLAERSGTAAAEISELSSSSVEVAERAGTMLMKLVPDIKKTADLVQEIASASSEQNAGAEQINKAIQQLDQVVQQNASASEEMSSTSEELASQASQLQESMGFFRISDTALGVRRKVKAVAAPAAIPKATPAKQLASARKPEPVVDDSADEGFSLAMEEDMAFERF; encoded by the coding sequence ATGCTCGACAACATGAAACTTTCCGTAAAACTTTACTCAGGCTTTCTGGTTGTCCTAGCGTTACTCACCATACTTGGCGGAACGGGCTTTTTCGCCATTGACTCCGCCTCGGATGGTTTTTCTTCATACCGGGAAATGGCTCGCGACACCAACCTTGCCGGCCGCATACAGGCCAACATGCTCACGGTTCGCATGGCCGTGAAAGACTTCATCATCACAGGCAGTGAAGACAGTGCCAAGGTCTTCGATGAACGGTTCAATGGGGTGCGCAAATTTATCGAACAGGCTCGTCAGGACATCCAGAATCCTGAACGGATCAAACTCGTTGAAGAGACCGACTCAAGCGCCCAAAGCTATCAGAAAGCATTCGAACAGGTTCAGGCCTTCAGAACAAAGCGCAATGAACATGTGGACCGCCTTAACGCCAACGGCCCCGTCATGGAGCAGAAGCTCACCCAGATTCTCAAAACAGCCGAACGCGACGGCGACATGAGTGCGGCCTTCCACGCCAGTCTTGCCATGCGCAATCTGCTGCTCGCCCGCCTGTACGTGGTAAAATTTCTGAATAGCAACGCACAGGAAGATGCAGACAGGGTGTACTCCGAGTACTCAACTCTGCAGAGTGAGCTTGAGTATCTGGACAAGAACCTGCAGAACCCCGAGCGCAGGGCACAGCTGGCAGACATCAGACGCCTTGAGCAGGGGTATATTGCAGACTTCAAGGCCGTGGTTTCCATCATCTTCGCGCGGAACGACGTCATCACGAACACTCTGGACAAGCTGGGCCCCGCCATCGCCAAGAGCACGGAAGATCTCAAGCTTTCCATCATGGCCGAACAGGACAAGATCGGTCCGGCAGTGCAAGCATCCAACGACAACGCCCTTTTCGTTATCGCCTCCACAGGCTCCACAGCCATACTCCTCGGCATGTTCATAGCCTTTATTCTCACACGTAGCGTACTGCGCCAGATTGGTTGTGATCCTGCCGAAATCGCAGAAATCACCGACCAACTCGCGCGCGGCAACATGGCTATTTCCTTCCGCGACAATGCCATCGGTGTCTATGCGAGCATGAAGACCATGGTGAACAAGCTCAGCGGCATCGTCAGCGAAGTCACTGCAGCCGCAGAAAACGTGGCTTCCGGCAGCGAAGAACTGTCCGCCTCTTCGCAGAGCCTGTCGCAGGGCGCCACTGAACAGGCAGCCAGCATTGAAGAAGTCTCATCTTCCATGGAGGAGATGAGCGCCAATATCAGTCTGAACGCTGAAAACGCCCGCCAGACGGAAAGCCTCGCAACGCAGGCAGCCCTGGATGCGCAGGAAGGCGGCAACGCAGTATCCCAAACCGTTGAGGCCATGAAGCATATTGCAGAGAAGATCTCCATTGTGGAAGAAATTGCACGCCAGACCAACCTGCTGGCTCTTAACGCCGCCATTGAAGCCGCCCGAGCCGGGGAACATGGAAAGGGCTTTGCCGTGGTAGCGGCTGAAGTGCGCAAGCTTGCTGAGCGAAGCGGTACAGCAGCTGCGGAAATCAGCGAACTTTCCTCTTCGAGTGTGGAAGTAGCGGAACGTGCAGGAACCATGCTTATGAAGCTGGTGCCGGACATCAAGAAAACAGCTGACCTTGTTCAGGAAATCGCCTCTGCTTCCAGCGAGCAGAACGCCGGTGCGGAGCAAATCAACAAGGCCATCCAGCAGCTTGATCAGGTAGTGCAGCAGAATGCCTCTGCCTCTGAAGAAATGTCGTCAACATCTGAAGAGCTTGCCTCGCAGGCTTCACAGCTTCAAGAATCCATGGGCTTCTTCCGCATTTCCGACACAGCGCTTGGCGTTCGACGCAAAGTGAAAGCGGTTGCGGCCCCGGCAGCCATTCCCAAAGCAACGCCCGCCAAACAACTCGCTTCAGCCCGCAAGCCGGAACCCGTAGTTGACGATAGTGCAGACGAAGGATTCTCCCTTGCCATGGAAGAAGACATGGCGTTTGAACGGTTCTAA